The proteins below come from a single Afipia felis ATCC 53690 genomic window:
- a CDS encoding NirA family protein — translation MSSDFSPDQKRYLEGFVSGLSATRVARAGAPARSEPIGPDAIHLKAQDRTVAAGGKLCDQEKIKREEHPFDAYPRLVRQAEMNEAPKPPDNFRWRYYGIFYVAPTQSSYMCRLRIPNGILKYWQFAGVADLAENFGGPYAHVTTRANLQLREIEPKNAINVIEGLQDLGLCSRGSGADNIRNVTGTSTAGIDPQELLDTRPYARAWHFHILNDRSLYGLPRKFNVAFDGAGCVATLEETNDIAFQAVEVCAGFGVDAGIYFRLGLGGITGHKDFARDTGVILKPQEAVSVADAILRVFIENGDRTNRNKARLKYVLDAWGFDKFLVAVEEKLGRKLARVPAEAIAPRPAYDRLAHIGIHPQKQAGLNWIGVALKLGRLSPEQMRALAKIAAEYGDGDIRLTVWQNLLISGVANINVATVVTAIETLGLAVTASALRAGLVACTGATGCRFAAAHTKENAEEIASWCEPRVPLSAPVNVHLTGCHHSCAQHYIGDIGLIGARVPINDEGDTVDGYHLLVGGGFGADAAIARELFRDVKAADAPQTVERVLKAYLANRASETESFLDFAKRTDIDAFRHMTEMEVA, via the coding sequence ATGTCGAGCGATTTCTCTCCAGACCAGAAGCGCTATCTTGAGGGTTTTGTTTCGGGCCTCAGTGCGACGCGTGTCGCACGCGCTGGTGCACCAGCTAGGAGCGAACCGATCGGACCTGACGCCATTCATCTCAAGGCGCAAGACCGCACTGTCGCTGCGGGAGGCAAGCTCTGCGATCAGGAGAAAATCAAGCGGGAGGAGCATCCATTTGATGCCTATCCGCGCCTCGTGCGGCAAGCCGAGATGAACGAAGCTCCGAAGCCACCGGATAATTTCCGCTGGCGCTATTATGGCATTTTTTATGTGGCTCCGACGCAGTCGTCCTATATGTGCCGCCTGCGAATTCCGAACGGCATTCTCAAGTATTGGCAGTTTGCAGGCGTGGCCGATCTCGCAGAGAACTTCGGTGGTCCGTATGCCCATGTGACCACCCGCGCCAATCTGCAGCTCCGCGAGATCGAACCGAAAAATGCGATCAACGTGATCGAAGGGCTGCAGGATCTGGGACTGTGTTCTCGCGGTTCCGGCGCGGACAATATCCGCAACGTCACCGGCACCTCGACCGCCGGCATCGATCCACAGGAGTTGCTCGATACGCGGCCCTATGCGCGGGCGTGGCACTTCCACATTCTCAACGATCGCTCGCTGTATGGCTTGCCCCGCAAGTTCAACGTCGCGTTCGACGGAGCAGGGTGCGTCGCCACGCTGGAGGAAACCAACGATATCGCGTTTCAGGCTGTTGAGGTGTGCGCCGGATTCGGTGTCGATGCAGGCATCTACTTCCGGCTCGGTCTTGGCGGCATCACCGGCCACAAGGATTTCGCTCGCGATACCGGTGTCATTCTCAAGCCGCAGGAGGCTGTCAGCGTCGCCGATGCCATTCTGCGCGTCTTCATAGAAAACGGTGATCGGACCAATCGCAACAAGGCACGCTTGAAATACGTGCTCGATGCCTGGGGCTTCGACAAGTTTCTTGTGGCAGTAGAGGAAAAGCTTGGTCGTAAGCTGGCGCGCGTGCCTGCGGAGGCGATCGCACCGCGTCCGGCTTATGACCGGCTTGCTCACATCGGCATTCATCCGCAGAAGCAAGCCGGACTGAACTGGATCGGCGTAGCGCTGAAATTGGGTCGGTTGTCGCCGGAACAGATGAGAGCACTGGCGAAGATCGCAGCCGAGTATGGTGACGGCGATATCCGCCTCACTGTCTGGCAGAACCTGCTGATCTCCGGCGTTGCGAACATCAATGTCGCAACCGTTGTCACCGCTATCGAAACGCTTGGGCTTGCGGTGACTGCTTCGGCGTTACGTGCCGGGCTGGTCGCCTGCACAGGGGCGACGGGGTGCCGTTTCGCCGCCGCTCACACCAAGGAGAACGCCGAGGAGATCGCGTCCTGGTGCGAGCCGCGGGTGCCCCTGAGTGCGCCGGTGAACGTCCATCTGACCGGCTGCCATCATTCCTGCGCGCAGCATTACATCGGCGATATCGGGCTGATCGGTGCGCGCGTCCCGATCAATGACGAGGGCGATACCGTCGATGGCTATCATCTGCTGGTCGGCGGCGGGTTTGGGGCCGATGCCGCCATCGCGCGCGAACTGTTTCGTGACGTGAAGGCAGCGGATGCGCCGCAAACCGTCGAGCGTGTTCTGAAGGCATATCTCGCCAACCGCGCGTCGGAGACAGAGAGTTTCCTCGATTTTGCGAAGCGGACCGATATCGACGCCTTCAGGCACATGACTGAAATGGAAGTCGCCTGA
- the ntrB gene encoding nitrate ABC transporter permease, whose amino-acid sequence MNMPAVKSEMPTRTSSPPEPASVFKMTVKKTPWTEEGWKLLQSAAAHILPPVIVIALFLVVWELLCSKSGATLPPPLKVFRDTKDLIFDPFFDNGGIDKGLFWHLSASLQRVALGYSLAAIAGIALGTLVGQSVWAMRGLDPIFQVLRTIPPLAWLPLSLAAFRDGQPSAIFVIFITSIWPIIINTAVGIRNIPQDYRNVAAVVRLNPFEFFWKIMIPSAAPYIFTGLRIGIGLSWLAIVAAEMLIGGVGIGFFIWDAWNSSHISEIILALFYVGIIGFVLDRMIATIGAFFTRGTSVA is encoded by the coding sequence ATGAACATGCCTGCGGTCAAGTCTGAAATGCCGACGAGAACATCCTCGCCCCCCGAACCCGCATCCGTATTCAAAATGACCGTCAAGAAGACACCCTGGACCGAGGAGGGCTGGAAGCTCCTGCAGTCCGCGGCCGCGCACATCCTGCCGCCGGTGATCGTGATCGCCCTGTTTCTCGTGGTGTGGGAATTGCTGTGTAGTAAGAGTGGCGCGACGCTGCCGCCGCCTCTGAAAGTATTCCGGGACACCAAAGATCTTATCTTCGACCCGTTCTTCGACAATGGCGGAATCGACAAGGGGCTATTCTGGCATTTGTCGGCGAGCCTGCAGCGCGTCGCACTGGGCTATTCGCTCGCCGCGATTGCGGGCATCGCGCTTGGGACGCTGGTGGGGCAGTCGGTCTGGGCGATGCGCGGCCTTGATCCGATTTTCCAGGTGCTGCGGACCATTCCGCCGCTCGCGTGGCTGCCTTTGTCGCTCGCCGCATTTCGCGACGGCCAGCCGTCGGCGATCTTCGTGATCTTTATCACGTCGATCTGGCCGATCATCATCAACACCGCTGTCGGCATTCGCAACATTCCGCAGGACTATCGCAACGTCGCGGCCGTGGTCCGGCTCAATCCTTTCGAGTTCTTCTGGAAGATCATGATTCCGTCGGCCGCGCCGTACATCTTCACGGGCCTGCGCATCGGTATCGGTCTGTCATGGCTCGCGATCGTCGCGGCTGAAATGCTGATCGGCGGCGTCGGCATCGGCTTCTTCATCTGGGATGCGTGGAATTCCTCGCATATCAGCGAAATCATCCTCGCGCTGTTCTACGTCGGCATCATCGGATTCGTTCTCGATCGCATGATCGCGACGATCGGTGCCTTTTTCACGCGCGGCACGTCGGTTGCCTAA
- a CDS encoding CmpA/NrtA family ABC transporter substrate-binding protein produces MEKKQSPTGHGISRRGLMKAGAGTAALLAAARLNFPGGAFAEGAGPETSKARLGFIALTDAAPLFVAKEKGIFAKYGMPDVTVEKQASWGTTRDNLVLGSEGNGIDGAHILTPMPYLISAGKVTQNNVPTPMYILARLNLNGQCISVAKEYADLKVGLDTAPFKVALEKKKASGKSIKAAMTFPGGTHDLWIRYWLAAGGIDPDKDIETIVVPPAQMVANMKVGTMDAFCVCEPWNLQLIHQNIGYTALTTGELWDKHPEKSFGMRAAYVDKYPKAAKALLMAVMEAQQWCEKPENREEAAAICAKRQWINVPVEDVTDRMKGKFDYGTGRVVENSPQQMRFWKDHASYPFQSHDLWFITEDIRWGKYESGYDAKALIAKVNREDIWKDAAKDLGIAAADIPSSTSRGKETFFDGKIFDPENPAAYLKSLAIKRVDA; encoded by the coding sequence ATGGAGAAGAAGCAGTCCCCGACGGGGCATGGGATCAGCCGGCGCGGTTTGATGAAGGCGGGTGCAGGGACCGCAGCGCTGCTCGCGGCGGCCCGTTTGAATTTTCCCGGCGGTGCATTCGCGGAAGGCGCCGGACCGGAGACCAGCAAGGCGAGGCTGGGCTTTATCGCACTGACAGACGCGGCGCCGCTGTTCGTCGCGAAGGAGAAGGGCATCTTCGCCAAGTACGGCATGCCCGACGTCACCGTCGAAAAGCAGGCGTCATGGGGCACCACGCGAGACAACCTGGTGCTCGGTTCGGAAGGCAACGGCATCGACGGCGCGCATATTTTGACGCCGATGCCGTATCTGATCTCCGCGGGCAAGGTCACGCAGAACAACGTACCGACGCCGATGTACATTCTGGCGCGGCTCAATCTGAACGGCCAGTGCATCTCCGTCGCCAAGGAATATGCTGATCTCAAGGTCGGTCTCGATACCGCACCGTTCAAGGTTGCACTCGAGAAGAAGAAGGCATCCGGCAAGTCGATCAAAGCCGCGATGACGTTTCCCGGCGGCACCCACGATCTGTGGATCCGCTACTGGCTGGCGGCGGGCGGCATCGATCCTGACAAGGACATTGAGACCATCGTCGTTCCCCCCGCGCAGATGGTTGCCAACATGAAGGTCGGCACGATGGATGCGTTCTGCGTCTGCGAACCCTGGAACCTTCAGCTCATCCACCAGAACATCGGCTACACCGCGCTCACCACCGGGGAGCTCTGGGACAAGCATCCGGAAAAGTCGTTCGGCATGCGCGCTGCTTATGTCGACAAGTATCCGAAGGCAGCAAAGGCATTGCTGATGGCGGTGATGGAAGCTCAGCAGTGGTGCGAAAAGCCGGAGAACCGTGAGGAAGCGGCGGCTATCTGCGCCAAGCGCCAGTGGATCAACGTGCCTGTCGAAGACGTGACCGACCGTATGAAGGGCAAGTTCGATTACGGCACCGGCCGCGTGGTCGAGAACAGCCCGCAGCAGATGAGGTTCTGGAAGGATCACGCCTCGTATCCGTTCCAGAGTCACGACCTCTGGTTCATCACCGAGGATATCCGCTGGGGCAAATACGAGTCCGGTTACGATGCCAAGGCGCTAATCGCGAAGGTCAACCGCGAAGATATCTGGAAGGACGCGGCGAAGGATCTCGGCATCGCGGCGGCGGATATTCCATCCTCGACCTCGCGCGGCAAGGAGACCTTCTTCGACGGCAAGATTTTCGACCCCGAAAATCCGGCTGCCTATCTGAAGTCTCTCGCCATCAAGCGTGTGGATGCGTGA
- a CDS encoding quinone oxidoreductase family protein, with the protein MIKAVRVHKLGGPDVLTYEDVELPPPGQGEVRIRHHAIGINFIDCYFRSGLYKAPSLPFTVGHEGAGEIIAVGPGVTNFHPGDRVAYYLNLGAYATERNAPADRLVKLPDHITYEQGAVLMLKGLTVWYLLHKTFHVQQGNRVLIHAAAGGIGLLACQWAKALGATVIGTAGSREKADLAMANGCDHVILYKEEDFAERVKQISRGELCDVVYDGVGKDTFQGSLRSLRKRGLLVSFGNASGAVPPFSVNELNTHGSLFVTRPKLADHIETRKDLMEGADALFAAVINGTLHVPINRAYALKDAAKAHIDLESRVTTGASVLKP; encoded by the coding sequence ATGATCAAGGCTGTGCGGGTGCACAAACTCGGGGGACCGGACGTCCTGACTTACGAGGACGTTGAGTTGCCTCCGCCCGGCCAGGGTGAGGTCCGAATTCGCCATCATGCGATCGGCATCAATTTCATCGACTGCTATTTCCGCAGCGGGTTGTACAAGGCGCCGAGTCTGCCGTTCACGGTCGGCCATGAAGGCGCGGGCGAAATCATTGCTGTCGGGCCGGGAGTGACAAATTTTCATCCCGGCGACAGGGTGGCCTATTACCTCAACCTCGGAGCGTACGCGACGGAACGCAACGCACCGGCCGACCGGCTGGTGAAATTGCCCGATCACATTACCTACGAGCAGGGCGCCGTGCTGATGCTGAAGGGCCTGACGGTCTGGTACCTTCTCCATAAGACGTTCCACGTGCAGCAAGGGAATCGTGTTCTGATTCATGCTGCGGCGGGTGGCATCGGGCTGCTTGCGTGCCAGTGGGCCAAGGCTCTCGGCGCGACCGTGATAGGCACTGCCGGTTCACGCGAGAAGGCCGATCTCGCGATGGCCAATGGTTGCGATCACGTCATCCTCTACAAGGAGGAGGATTTCGCAGAGCGCGTGAAGCAGATCAGTCGCGGCGAACTATGCGACGTGGTCTATGACGGCGTCGGCAAGGATACATTCCAGGGCTCTCTACGATCATTGAGGAAGCGCGGCCTGCTCGTCAGCTTCGGTAACGCTTCAGGCGCGGTGCCGCCGTTCTCAGTCAATGAATTGAATACACATGGCTCGCTGTTCGTCACACGGCCTAAGCTCGCCGATCATATCGAGACCCGGAAGGATCTGATGGAAGGTGCGGACGCGCTGTTCGCAGCTGTGATCAACGGCACGCTGCATGTGCCGATCAATCGCGCCTACGCGCTGAAGGACGCCGCCAAGGCGCACATTGATTTGGAAAGCCGGGTGACGACCGGCGCATCGGTGTTGAAGCCGTAA
- a CDS encoding UbiH/UbiF family hydroxylase yields the protein MDTPGTSQFAVAIVGGGPVGLATAVGLAQNGVPTALVARKAAYGDNRTTALLGGSIDFLTSLQIWSGCKQQAAALRVMRLIDDTGRLVRAPEVRLSSEEIGEEAFGYNIENRILVAALEARASELPNLVRYDDDASTIRSGVTAVEIETGNGARISATTVGGADGRNSLARRSAGIELRTRTLDQSAVTFNTAHSRPHDNISTEFHTPHGPRVFVPLPGMRSSVVWVTTPDEAASLQSLSDGELGLRAERQAHSILGKMRAEGERHVFPLTVQSPAALAAHRIALLGEAAHVFPPIGAQGLNLGLRDAADFVRIITTAHQAGEDLGSAHVMAQYSRARRADIASRSAVIDFANRSLLSDFLPVQMMRAAGLHLLNVADPLRRFAMREGLAPWWRRSA from the coding sequence ATGGATACTCCCGGCACCTCTCAATTCGCCGTTGCCATTGTCGGCGGCGGTCCTGTCGGCCTCGCCACCGCGGTTGGCCTTGCGCAGAACGGCGTCCCTACGGCGCTTGTCGCCCGCAAGGCGGCTTATGGCGACAATCGCACCACCGCCCTGCTCGGCGGCTCGATCGATTTCCTGACGTCGCTGCAAATCTGGTCCGGCTGCAAACAGCAGGCGGCGGCGCTGCGGGTGATGCGGCTGATCGACGATACCGGACGGCTGGTGCGTGCGCCCGAGGTCCGGCTGTCGTCCGAGGAAATCGGAGAGGAAGCCTTCGGCTACAATATCGAGAACCGCATTCTCGTCGCCGCGCTTGAGGCTCGTGCTTCAGAATTGCCGAATCTCGTGCGCTATGATGATGACGCCAGCACGATCCGGAGCGGCGTGACCGCTGTGGAGATCGAGACCGGCAACGGCGCGCGCATAAGCGCAACAACCGTCGGCGGTGCCGATGGCCGTAACTCCCTGGCGCGCCGCAGCGCGGGGATCGAACTGCGGACGCGCACGCTCGACCAGTCCGCCGTCACCTTCAATACCGCGCACAGCCGGCCTCACGACAACATCTCGACCGAATTTCATACGCCGCATGGCCCGCGCGTTTTCGTGCCGCTGCCCGGCATGCGGTCGAGCGTTGTCTGGGTAACGACGCCGGACGAGGCTGCAAGCCTGCAATCGCTGTCCGACGGCGAACTTGGCCTGCGCGCCGAGCGTCAGGCGCATTCGATCCTCGGCAAGATGCGCGCGGAGGGAGAGCGTCACGTTTTCCCGCTGACGGTGCAAAGTCCGGCAGCGCTCGCCGCGCACCGCATCGCACTGCTTGGCGAAGCTGCTCACGTCTTTCCGCCGATTGGTGCGCAAGGACTTAATCTCGGATTGCGCGACGCCGCCGATTTCGTACGGATCATCACGACCGCGCATCAGGCGGGCGAAGACCTCGGTTCGGCTCACGTGATGGCGCAATATTCACGGGCTCGCCGCGCCGATATCGCGAGCCGCAGCGCCGTGATCGATTTTGCCAACCGCTCGCTCCTCAGCGACTTTCTGCCCGTGCAGATGATGCGCGCTGCCGGCCTTCATCTTCTCAATGTCGCCGATCCGCTGCGCCGTTTCGCCATGCGCGAAGGACTCGCCCCCTGGTGGAGGCGTTCGGCCTGA
- a CDS encoding NAD(P)/FAD-dependent oxidoreductase, giving the protein MSEPLVIIGNGMAAARLVEELAKRALGRYAIAVIGDEPRLAYNRVLLSSVLAGEATSQEIELRSAAWWRDRGVTVTYGCAADAVDLAARHVHLASGLTVPFSKLVFATGSIPLRLAVPGSDLPGVHTFRDSCDVDQLLALGKAKNRVVVIGGGLLGLEAAYGLAKAGAKVTLLHLMESLMERQLDAPAAVLLKRLVEDKGIEILLGANTRQIVGDGKVGGVELADGRVIAADAVVFAAGIRPNVMLAKEAGVPVNRGIVVDDQICTSVENVFALGECAEHRGTCYGLVEPAYEQAKVLATHLAGSATEYSGSIVATNLKVSGVSVFSAGDFLAAEGETLVFNDERRGTYKKLVITDDRLTGAVLVGDTTDALWYLDLIRTAVPIEAIRGDMMFGRDLTQLKAA; this is encoded by the coding sequence ATGAGCGAACCCCTTGTCATCATCGGTAACGGCATGGCGGCCGCCCGCCTTGTCGAGGAATTGGCCAAGCGTGCGCTTGGGCGCTACGCAATCGCCGTGATCGGCGACGAACCGCGCCTGGCCTATAATCGGGTGCTGTTATCTTCGGTGCTCGCAGGCGAAGCGACGTCGCAGGAAATTGAACTGAGATCCGCCGCGTGGTGGCGCGATCGCGGTGTCACCGTGACTTATGGCTGCGCGGCGGATGCGGTCGATCTCGCCGCGCGTCATGTGCATCTTGCGAGCGGCCTGACTGTGCCGTTTTCAAAACTGGTATTCGCGACGGGATCGATACCGTTGCGTCTCGCGGTCCCGGGTTCGGACCTTCCGGGTGTGCACACCTTTCGCGACAGTTGCGATGTCGACCAGTTGCTGGCGCTTGGCAAAGCGAAAAACCGTGTTGTGGTTATCGGTGGTGGGCTGCTCGGGCTTGAAGCGGCTTATGGGCTGGCGAAGGCGGGGGCGAAGGTCACACTGTTGCATTTGATGGAGTCGCTGATGGAGCGGCAGCTCGATGCGCCGGCAGCAGTACTGTTGAAGCGACTGGTCGAAGACAAGGGCATCGAGATTCTTCTTGGCGCCAATACTCGTCAGATCGTGGGCGACGGTAAAGTCGGCGGTGTCGAACTGGCGGATGGGCGCGTCATTGCGGCAGATGCCGTGGTTTTTGCGGCGGGCATCCGGCCCAACGTAATGCTTGCCAAAGAGGCGGGCGTTCCGGTCAATCGTGGCATCGTGGTGGATGACCAGATATGCACGAGTGTCGAGAATGTTTTCGCGCTCGGCGAATGCGCCGAGCATCGCGGCACCTGCTACGGACTGGTGGAGCCGGCCTACGAGCAGGCGAAGGTGCTGGCTACGCACCTCGCCGGCAGCGCAACGGAGTATTCCGGCAGCATTGTCGCGACCAATCTCAAAGTCTCGGGTGTGAGTGTTTTCTCGGCCGGTGATTTTCTTGCTGCCGAAGGCGAGACGCTCGTGTTCAACGACGAACGGCGAGGCACGTACAAGAAACTGGTGATTACCGATGATCGTCTCACGGGTGCGGTGCTGGTCGGCGATACGACGGACGCGCTCTGGTATCTCGACCTCATCAGGACGGCCGTCCCGATCGAAGCAATCCGTGGTGACATGATGTTTGGCCGCGATCTTACCCAGTTGAAGGCTGCGTAG
- the pcsA gene encoding phosphatidylcholine synthase: protein MGWMTDSRAPSRSPDASTRARAFAVHLLTASGAALAFLALLEAVREHWAMMFVWLGAALLVDGIDGPLARRFDVVDVLPNWSGAILDLVVDFLTYVFVPAYAIVASKLLLPLAAPLIGLAIVMSGALYFADLRMKTEDNHFRGFPALWNAAAFYLLLLKPSPVVATAVLAAFVILTFTPFHTLHPLRTARGRPLTLVLIGVGAVLSIYTIVADFDVPTVVKIVLCAIAGYVLFSDLVVQIRRWIRP from the coding sequence ATGGGTTGGATGACCGACTCGCGTGCCCCATCCCGCAGCCCTGACGCGTCCACGCGGGCGCGTGCGTTCGCCGTTCATCTTTTGACCGCCTCCGGAGCGGCGCTTGCCTTTCTGGCCTTGCTGGAAGCCGTCCGTGAACACTGGGCGATGATGTTCGTCTGGCTCGGCGCAGCACTTTTAGTCGATGGCATCGACGGACCGCTCGCGCGCCGCTTCGATGTCGTCGATGTGCTGCCGAACTGGTCCGGCGCAATTCTCGATCTCGTCGTCGATTTCCTCACCTATGTGTTCGTGCCGGCCTACGCGATCGTGGCGAGTAAATTGCTGCTGCCTCTGGCCGCGCCGCTGATCGGACTGGCCATTGTCATGTCGGGAGCACTTTACTTCGCCGACCTGCGGATGAAGACCGAGGACAATCATTTCCGCGGCTTTCCCGCGCTATGGAATGCGGCAGCGTTCTATCTTCTGCTGCTCAAGCCGTCGCCCGTTGTCGCGACCGCCGTGCTTGCGGCATTTGTCATTCTGACGTTCACTCCGTTTCATACTTTGCATCCGCTGCGCACGGCGCGGGGACGCCCGTTGACGCTGGTCTTGATCGGCGTCGGAGCCGTGTTGTCGATTTATACGATCGTCGCCGATTTCGACGTGCCGACGGTGGTGAAGATTGTGTTGTGCGCAATCGCCGGATACGTCCTGTTTTCTGATCTTGTCGTTCAAATCCGCCGCTGGATCAGACCATGA
- the rimO gene encoding 30S ribosomal protein S12 methylthiotransferase RimO — MNQAVPPKISFVSLGCPKALVDSERIITRLRAEGYELARKHDGADIVIVNTCGFLDSAKQESLGAIGEAMAENGKVIVTGCMGAEPEQIEKEYPNVLSITGPQQYESVLDAVHRALPPMHNPHLDLLPPQGIKLTPRHYAYLKISEGCNNRCTFCIIPKLRGDLVSRPANDVLREAEKLVAAGVKELLVVSQDTSAYGVDIKYESSPWKDREVRARFLDLTRELGELGAWVRLQYVYPYPHVDDVIALMGGNILPYLDIPFQHANTEVLKRMRRPAAQDKTLARIQKWREQCPDLTLRSTFIVGFPGETESEFQDLLDWLDEAQIDRVGCFKYEPVAGATSNALDNPVPDDIKTSRWNALMARQQKISARRLKRKVGTRQQVIIDEVGPSVAKGRSKADAPQIDGSVYVSSRRPLKVGDIVTAKIERADEYDLHGTVAGF, encoded by the coding sequence ATGAATCAAGCCGTTCCTCCAAAAATCAGTTTCGTGTCGCTCGGGTGCCCCAAGGCACTGGTGGATTCCGAACGCATCATCACGCGCCTGCGCGCGGAAGGGTACGAACTCGCCCGCAAGCACGACGGCGCGGACATCGTCATCGTCAACACCTGCGGTTTTCTCGACAGCGCCAAACAGGAGTCGCTCGGGGCCATCGGCGAAGCCATGGCCGAGAACGGCAAAGTCATCGTCACCGGCTGCATGGGCGCCGAGCCCGAGCAGATCGAGAAGGAATACCCCAACGTCCTGTCGATCACCGGCCCGCAGCAATATGAGAGCGTGCTCGACGCCGTGCATCGCGCCTTACCGCCGATGCACAATCCGCATCTCGATCTGCTGCCGCCGCAGGGCATCAAGCTGACGCCCCGGCACTACGCCTATCTGAAGATTTCAGAAGGCTGCAACAACCGCTGCACCTTCTGCATCATCCCGAAGCTGCGCGGCGATCTCGTCTCGCGTCCCGCCAACGATGTGCTGCGCGAAGCGGAAAAGCTCGTCGCCGCCGGCGTCAAGGAGCTTCTGGTCGTGTCACAAGACACGTCTGCTTATGGCGTCGACATCAAATATGAATCGAGCCCGTGGAAGGATCGCGAGGTCCGCGCCCGCTTCCTCGATCTCACCCGCGAACTCGGCGAACTCGGCGCATGGGTGCGCCTGCAATATGTCTACCCCTACCCGCACGTCGATGACGTCATCGCGCTGATGGGCGGCAACATCCTTCCCTATCTCGACATCCCCTTCCAGCACGCGAATACGGAGGTGCTGAAGCGCATGCGCCGCCCGGCTGCGCAGGACAAGACGCTGGCGCGCATCCAGAAATGGCGCGAGCAATGTCCGGACCTCACGCTGCGTTCGACTTTCATCGTCGGCTTTCCCGGCGAGACCGAGTCCGAATTTCAGGATCTGCTCGACTGGCTTGACGAAGCCCAGATCGACCGTGTCGGCTGCTTCAAGTACGAACCTGTCGCCGGCGCGACGTCGAACGCGCTCGACAACCCGGTGCCGGACGATATCAAGACCTCGCGCTGGAACGCACTGATGGCACGCCAGCAGAAAATCTCTGCACGGCGACTAAAGCGCAAGGTCGGGACCCGCCAGCAGGTCATCATCGACGAAGTTGGACCGAGCGTCGCCAAGGGCCGCTCGAAGGCCGACGCGCCGCAAATCGACGGCTCGGTTTATGTTTCAAGCCGCCGCCCCCTGAAGGTCGGCGACATTGTCACCGCAAAGATCGAACGCGCCGACGAATACGACCTGCACGGCACCGTGGCGGGATTTTAA
- a CDS encoding ABC transporter ATP-binding protein, translating to MQDYLKLDHMDKVFTRGSASTEVLKDINLTVARGEYVSIIGHSGCGKSTLLNIVAGLTGATRGGVLLEGREVNSPGPDRAVVFQNHSLLPWLTVYDNVKLGVDKVFSRTKTRAERNEWVMHNLNLVQMAHAKDKRPSEISGGMKQRVGIARALAMEPKVLLLDEPFGALDALTRAHLQDTVMALHQKLDNTVMMITHDVDEAVLLSDRIVMMTNGPSAHIGEVLDVPLPHPRKRLELASNPVYLKCRQRVLEFLYERHRFVEAA from the coding sequence ATGCAGGACTATCTGAAGCTCGATCATATGGACAAGGTCTTCACGCGCGGCAGCGCTTCGACGGAGGTGCTGAAGGACATCAACCTGACAGTCGCGCGCGGCGAATACGTTTCCATCATCGGCCATTCCGGCTGCGGCAAGTCCACGCTGCTCAACATCGTGGCGGGTCTGACCGGCGCGACGCGGGGCGGAGTGCTGTTGGAAGGGCGCGAGGTGAATTCGCCAGGCCCGGATCGCGCCGTGGTGTTTCAGAACCACAGCCTGCTGCCATGGCTCACGGTCTACGACAACGTGAAGCTTGGCGTCGACAAAGTCTTCAGCAGGACCAAGACCCGTGCCGAGCGGAACGAATGGGTGATGCACAATCTCAACCTCGTGCAGATGGCCCACGCCAAGGATAAGCGCCCGTCAGAAATTTCCGGTGGCATGAAGCAGCGGGTCGGTATCGCCCGCGCGCTGGCGATGGAGCCGAAAGTGCTGCTGCTGGACGAGCCGTTCGGCGCGCTCGATGCGTTGACCCGCGCGCATCTGCAGGACACCGTGATGGCCCTGCATCAGAAGCTCGACAACACGGTGATGATGATCACCCACGATGTCGACGAGGCCGTACTGCTGTCAGACCGCATCGTGATGATGACCAACGGCCCGAGCGCTCATATCGGCGAGGTTCTGGATGTGCCGCTGCCACATCCGCGCAAGCGGCTCGAGCTGGCGTCCAACCCGGTCTACCTGAAGTGCCGCCAGCGCGTGCTTGAATTCCTTTACGAGCGTCATCGCTTTGTCGAGGCGGCATAA